TTTGATCATTTATTCCTCGTAAGATTTTTTAATATAATACTGTACAATTATAACAATTACAAGGATTATTGAAAAAAGGAAAGAAATCATAAAGATTCCTATAAATCCCATTCCACATCTGTAGGGTTGACCTTGAAGTTGCTCTTGAAAGTTATTTGAAGAAATTATAAATGCGATAATTGTTAATGCAATTTGTAAAATAACGCTGATCATAGAAACAGTTCCAAATTCTAATGTAATAGATTCAGCAATTGCTTTTCGACCAAATATAATCTGAAAAACTAAGGGTAAAATGATTAAAATTAATGGAGATATTCCGAACATTTCTGGATCGCTATTTATTAAATATTATTCTTAGGTTTGAAAAAACTATTCTTTCTTCAAACCTAATCCCATTGGAACCATTAAAATTCCTTTTTCGTAAATATTCAAATAAAGAGTAACAGGTTTCTTTTGACCTTCCCATCTCAGCTCATAAACATTTAAAAAACCAGCGCCCATATTACTTCTTTTAGTTGGAAAAGGACAACAGGTTTCTAATCTTTTATAGGTTATTTTTTCACCATTTGGACCGCAAAGAGCATTTAAAAAACGAGTTTCATTCAAAGCTTCATCAGCAGTATTTCTATAGAAAATATTAACGGGATAATCAGGGTCATAGCCGTATTTTTTGTCTTTACTAAAAAGAGTAATGGCAAAAGTATTGTCTTTTTTCAGAACTAGATCCGGCGCATTATCATCTACATTTTTCAAAGTAGATCTTGTACTCACACAAGAAACTGTAGTAATAAGTAAAACAATAAAAAGGGCTATTTTTTTCATGGGTTATGGTATTGGTCGTACAAATATAAAAGTAAATTGGTTTTTGCCACAGATTAAAATATTAAAAAGATTATTGATTTAGAAAATCTGTGCAAATCCGTTTTATCAGTTAAATCCGTGAACTATTTTTATTCTGCTTTTTTAGGATTCAGTTTTAATATACCAACCACAATCAGATATTGTGCCACAAGATACGTTAGCATAATAAAAAAAGAACTTTTCTCGATTGGAGTATGAAATTTATTTACAGCCAAAATACTATCAGAAAGAACAAATACAATTGCACCCAGAAAAACATAAGAGTTTCCAGGTTTTTTCCAGACTAAAAAGCCATTAAATGCAAACAAAAGCATAATCGAAATCACAGAAGCATATACCGTTACCGGAATTTTTAAATCGCCTAAAGTTGGCAATAAAACAGAAAGCATTCCGATGAGATAACAAGCGATTAAAATACTTCCGATACCAAAAGCGGCAATATTTTTTTTGATTGTTCCTTTAATTTGCTTGTTAAAAAGGATACAATATGTGATATGAGAAATCAGAAAAGCAACTAATCCCAGAATAAAATAGATCTCGGCAATATCAGTAAAAAGTAAAATTACATCGCCAATCCATGAAAACAGTAAAGCGGTTAGCAATGTGTTTTTTGAAGGGAACTTTCGATAAAAATAAACACCAAAACCTAATAACGGAATCAAAAGTGGCTTTAAAAACAGGTTTAAGCTTTCATATCCCCAAAATAATACAAGCAAATAGAAAGCGCTAAATGCAATATAGATTTTAAAAAATGTAGAATTTCTCATAAGCGGTTTATGAATTGATTGGTTGAAGTTGGTTAGTTCTAAAATCTATTTTTACAAAGTAAATCGCAGTTAGTAACGATAAACTTAAATAGGTCAAAATGATATAATTGCCAAGGTGTTATTTAAACCAAACCAATCGCCATAATAAGATATAATTCCAATTGCAACGGCTAAACGCAAAGCTTCCCAAAAAGGAGCATATTTACTTTTATCCATTAACTCTGTATAACTGTAAATCGTTAATAGAATAAAAAAGCCGTAGAGAAAGATATTCGGCAAACCAATTTTTGCAATATTATCAAACAAGTAACTCACAAATAAAAGTGTAATTAAAACCTGCGTAACAGACCAATAAATTAGTTTTTGAGAGTTTTGTGTGCCATATTTATCAAAATCAAAAACGTTCTCGATTTTATTTACTGGATATTTTTCTTCAAAATTTTCCGGACGCCAACCTGTTGGTTTGAACCAAATTGTGAGTTTGTCCTTCCAGTTTTCTGCTCTCCATGCGTCTTTGATTAACAAACTAAGATGCTGAAAATTAATCCGGATTGGATTCCAGGTTTGTGCCGGTCTTGTGATTCCAAAAACAGGCGGAACATCTTCTAATTCAGCTTGAAAAGTACCAAAAAGTTTGTCCCAGAAAATAAATATCTGCGAATGATTTTTGTCTAAATATTCGGGATTTATCGCATGATGAACGCGGTGATGCGAAGGCGTAACGAGAATGTTCTCTACAAATCCCATTTTTTTAATATGCTTGGTATGATACCAAAATTGAAGAAATAAATGCAATGGCAAAGTAATCGCAATAACCGATGCAGGAACACCAATTATAGCTGCGGGAATCAATAAAAAAGTAAAGAGATTCACTAAACTTGCAATAGGTTGTCGCAAAGCGCAGGCAAGATTAAATTCTTCGCTGCTATGATGAATGGCGTGTTTGTTCCAAAGAAAATTGATTTGATGTGCCAGTCTGTGGCTCCAATATCCATAAAAATCAATGACGAAAAAAGCGATGCAGTAGGAGAGAACATTAGCTTCGAGATGGTAGATTGCTAATTTAGAAACCAACCATTCATAAGAGATAAAAGTCAGACTTAACCCCAAAACATCCTTTACAGAATTGGTAATTCCAGAGCTTATGCTCGACACGCTGTCTATTAAAGGCGCAGTGTCGTCTTTTTTATAAATGCCGTATGCTTTTTCGATTATAATTAGTACTAAAAAAATCGGCATGGCGATAATCAATATCTTTCCGTATTCTTCCATAAAAAAAACATTCTATTTTATCCAAATATAGAATAAAATAGAATGTTTTTTAAATTATTTGCAATTAAACAATTTCAGCGCTTAATCCGGCTTCTAAAAGTTGGGTGCATTGCGGTTTTAATTTGTCAATTGGACCAGTCTTTACGGTGCATTTTCCGTTGTAATGTACAATTAAGGAACATTGTTCTGCTTGTTCTGCCGTATGGCTGCAAACGCGCATTAATGTGTCAATTACGTGATCAAAAGTGTTTACATCGTCGTTATAAACAATGATTTCGTTATTGAAAGCTGTAGCTTCCTTTTCGCGTACTCTCTCTCTTACTTTTTCTTTAGTACTCATTTTTTTAAGGTTTTTGTACTGATGTAATTAGTAATTTTCTCGCCACAGATTTCATAGATTAAAAAAGAATAAAACCAATGTAAACTCTTTGATAGTTCAATCTGTGAGCTATTTAATAAACAGATAATCAACTATCTAATTTACGTATTTTAATGAAACCCAGTTGTTTCTTTCAAATTTTTTAACATATGTTAAGCCTTTTTCCGTGCAGGAAGCATCAATAAATGGAATGTCTTCTACATAGAAACCGCTAAACAATATAATGCCGCCTTTATTTAAGCAATCAACATAACTTTGCATATCATTCAATAAGATATTTCGGTTGATGTTAGCAATGATTAAATCATATTTTTTACCGGCTAATAAAGCTGCATCGCCTTCATAAACGGTGATATGTTTGCAATTATTGCGTTCAGCATTTTCGATAGAATTCAAATAACACCAGTTGTCAATATCAATAGCATCGATTGGCTCAGCGCCTTTCATTTCGGCAAGAATAGCTAAAATAGCAGTTCCGCAACCCATGTCTAAAGTTTTTAAACCTTTGACATCAATTTCTAATAAATGCTGAATCATCATGTGAGTCGTTTCGTGATGACCAGTTCCAAAACTCATTTTTGGTTCGATTACGATATCAAATTCAGCATCAGTTTTTTCGTGAAAAGGAGCGCGAACATGACATTTTCCGTCAACATCAATTGCTTCAAAATTCTTTTCCCATTCCTCGTTCCAGTTTACCTGATCGATTTCTTCAATTGTATATTCAATTTTAAACTCCTCAGATTCTAAGATATAAATGTCATCAAGAATATTTTCGTCCCATAAATCTTTTTTCACAAAAGCAGAAATTCCAGTTTCTGTTTCTGTAAAAGTTTCAAACGCTTTTTCGCCTAATTCAGCAATTAAAATTTCTGAACCCGGTTCTTTTGGTTCAATCGTAAAATGGTATCCTAAATATATATTTGACATAAAAAAAATTTTTGCAAAGGTAAGAATAGAAAAGAGAAGTTGTTCATAAATAATCCATATCCTTACATATATTAATGTTAATTTTGATCAGAATTTGTAAGGATTTTTAAAATATGAAGAATATCATTTTTATTTTGCTCTTTGTGGTACTTAATGGAGCAACTTGTGAGAAAGAACACGAAATAGTCAGATCGTTTTGTTATTGGAAAACCGATTTGAATTTTGAAAATCAAGATGATTCTCTATTTAAAGATTTGAAAGTACAGCATATGTATGTACGTTTTTTTGATATCGATTGGAATCCGTATGCCAAAGAACCTTTGCCCGTTGCAACAATCAGAAACACAAGTCTTAATGAAAGTAATCCTGAAATTACACCAAGTATTTTTATTACGAATGAAGTTGTTTTGCAAGCCAATAAAAAACAATTGGATAGTTTGGCGGTTAGAATTGCAAAACGCGTTGAACAGATTGGTGTAAATATAAAAGAAGCTAAAGCCGATAAAATCGCCAATGCAATTGTCTATCCAAAAGATTATTACAAGCAGGAAAACTATAAACGCATCAATTATGATTCTGTAAAATCGATTGAATTAGCAAAGCTAAAAGTTGATTTTAAAGAAATTCTGATCGATTGTGATTGGTCCGAAAAATCAAAAGACAATTACTTTTATTTACTGAAACAAATCAAAAAAGGATTTCCAAATGCTCAGATTTCGTCTACAATCCGACTTTGGCAATATAAATATGCTTCAAAAGCTGGAATTCCTCCAGTAGACAAAGGTTTATTAATGTGTTATAATTTGGCGAAACCAGATGATTTTAGCACTAAAAACTCCATTGGAACAAGCGAAGAATTGGCGCAATATATTACGCACGATCAATATAAGTTACAATTGGATATTGCTTTGCCGCTTTATAGTTGGGCAGTTGTTTTTAGAGGAAATCAGTTCAAAGGGATTTTATCAGATTATGACCAATTACGAAATGATTCTATAAAATTGAAGAAAGTGTCCAACACTAAATATGTTTTGCAAGATGATATTTTGGTGGGACAAACTTATTTGAGAAACGGAGACGAAATTAGAATCGAGAAAATTTCTGAAGAAGAACTTGAGAAAATGATTTCTATTGTGAAAAGTAAAATCAAGATTGATAATCAGACCAAAGTGACGTTTTTCTCTTTCGATAAAAAATACATCAACGATTATGGAACCCAAAATATATCCAGCTATTATGAAAGTTTTTAGTAGTTTATTTTTAGTTTTTAGCATTCAGGTTTCTTTTGCCTGCGGTTGGAGTGTTTCGCCAGAAACCAGTCGGCTAGCATTGTTTAAAGCGCAAAGAGAAGGCTTTTTTAAACTGACACCGTTTTATTATTCGGCAGAT
This genomic window from Flavobacterium sp. 9 contains:
- a CDS encoding 2-dehydro-3-deoxyphosphooctonate aldolase, translating into MKKIALFIVLLITTVSCVSTRSTLKNVDDNAPDLVLKKDNTFAITLFSKDKKYGYDPDYPVNIFYRNTADEALNETRFLNALCGPNGEKITYKRLETCCPFPTKRSNMGAGFLNVYELRWEGQKKPVTLYLNIYEKGILMVPMGLGLKKE
- a CDS encoding lysoplasmalogenase, translated to MRNSTFFKIYIAFSAFYLLVLFWGYESLNLFLKPLLIPLLGFGVYFYRKFPSKNTLLTALLFSWIGDVILLFTDIAEIYFILGLVAFLISHITYCILFNKQIKGTIKKNIAAFGIGSILIACYLIGMLSVLLPTLGDLKIPVTVYASVISIMLLFAFNGFLVWKKPGNSYVFLGAIVFVLSDSILAVNKFHTPIEKSSFFIMLTYLVAQYLIVVGILKLNPKKAE
- a CDS encoding ATP-dependent Clp protease adaptor ClpS, with the protein product MSTKEKVRERVREKEATAFNNEIIVYNDDVNTFDHVIDTLMRVCSHTAEQAEQCSLIVHYNGKCTVKTGPIDKLKPQCTQLLEAGLSAEIV
- the prmA gene encoding 50S ribosomal protein L11 methyltransferase; translated protein: MSNIYLGYHFTIEPKEPGSEILIAELGEKAFETFTETETGISAFVKKDLWDENILDDIYILESEEFKIEYTIEEIDQVNWNEEWEKNFEAIDVDGKCHVRAPFHEKTDAEFDIVIEPKMSFGTGHHETTHMMIQHLLEIDVKGLKTLDMGCGTAILAILAEMKGAEPIDAIDIDNWCYLNSIENAERNNCKHITVYEGDAALLAGKKYDLIIANINRNILLNDMQSYVDCLNKGGIILFSGFYVEDIPFIDASCTEKGLTYVKKFERNNWVSLKYVN